The Acidobacteriota bacterium genome includes a region encoding these proteins:
- a CDS encoding DUF3995 domain-containing protein: protein MRKETRSSFGSRCPGTRRTRRPEIVTLSSLLALGLLTTFALLSLLHILWALGVRWGMSSTLPEVEGKPAFVPGPFVTLVVAAALGFCALLVAAVAGWVQLPLAERWVRWLAIAMAGAFGLRAVGEFRLVGFFKRVKGTRFARMDTLVYSPLCLLLALGTAGLLLLTRS from the coding sequence ATCCGGAAGGAAACAAGGTCGAGCTTTGGCAGCCGATGCCCTGGGACGAGAAGAACAAGGAGGCCTGAGATCGTCACTCTGTCCAGCCTCCTGGCTCTAGGCCTCCTCACCACCTTCGCCCTCCTCTCCCTCCTCCACATCCTCTGGGCCCTGGGTGTGCGCTGGGGGATGAGCTCGACGCTGCCGGAAGTCGAAGGCAAGCCGGCGTTCGTGCCGGGGCCGTTCGTAACCCTCGTCGTGGCGGCGGCGCTGGGGTTTTGTGCGCTGCTGGTGGCCGCGGTGGCGGGGTGGGTTCAGCTGCCGTTGGCGGAGCGCTGGGTCCGCTGGCTGGCCATCGCCATGGCGGGGGCGTTTGGGTTGCGGGCGGTGGGGGAGTTTCGGCTGGTGGGGTTCTTCAAGCGGGTGAAGGGAACCCGCTTCGCGCGCATGGATACGCTGGTCTACTCCCCGCTATGCCTGCTGCTGGCGCTGGGGACGGCTGGCTTGCTGCTCCTCACTCGGAGCTGA
- a CDS encoding energy transducer TonB: protein MAQFSQRDCRWTGPIILETVIDTQGRIESLRFLKKQPPECIEQPIRDSLRTWQFKPAELNGEPVSVYYMLTVNIHWQ, encoded by the coding sequence ATGGCCCAGTTCTCGCAGCGAGACTGCCGATGGACTGGGCCGATCATCCTTGAGACCGTCATCGACACTCAGGGGCGGATCGAGAGCCTCAGATTTCTCAAGAAGCAACCTCCAGAGTGTATTGAACAACCCATCCGCGATTCCCTCAGGACCTGGCAGTTCAAGCCCGCCGAGCTCAACGGTGAGCCGGTATCCGTCTACTACATGCTCACAGTCAACATCCACTGGCAGTAG
- a CDS encoding VOC family protein produces MAKVTGIGGVFFKSKGKSAELADWYRKHLGMALEDFGGAALKWPDDPADDGGLTVWCLASKDSEWFSPSTSSFMINYRVDDLGEMLEQLRADGVEIVGGPESHENGKFAWIMDPEGNKVELWQPMPWDEKNKEA; encoded by the coding sequence ATGGCGAAAGTAACCGGAATCGGCGGCGTTTTCTTCAAGAGCAAGGGGAAGAGCGCTGAGTTGGCGGACTGGTACCGGAAGCATCTGGGCATGGCGTTGGAGGATTTTGGCGGCGCTGCTCTCAAGTGGCCCGACGATCCTGCCGACGATGGAGGTCTGACCGTGTGGTGCCTCGCGAGCAAGGACAGCGAGTGGTTCAGCCCGAGCACCTCGTCCTTCATGATCAACTACCGGGTCGACGACTTGGGCGAGATGCTGGAGCAACTGCGGGCGGACGGGGTGGAGATCGTCGGGGGGCCGGAGTCCCACGAGAACGGCAAGTTCGCGTGGATCATGGATCCGGAAGGAAACAAGGTCGAGCTTTGGCAGCCGATGCCCTGGGACGAGAAGAACAAGGAGGCCTGA